One Malania oleifera isolate guangnan ecotype guangnan chromosome 10, ASM2987363v1, whole genome shotgun sequence genomic region harbors:
- the LOC131166753 gene encoding uncharacterized protein LOC131166753, translated as MALEDKEKMMFITLWGTLCYKVMPFGLKNAGATYQRAIVTLFHDLMHKEIEGYMDDMIVKSRGEGNNMENLEKLLRRLLKCQLKLNPKKCTFGATSGMLLGFIVSEKGIEVDLDKIKAIQEMPTPKTEKEVQSFLVLASVSPVGVQHQIIMDLERLGMELVEGNRQAFITSLVVQPTLWERIRITLTKDAELAEIVSGIQDGLNVDFNVSDDGTDGQLKRTIHILEDMLWAFVLDFRGNWIKYLPLVEFAYNNSYQASIEIAQYEALYGRSYKSLELDDTLAYEEIPVQIQDYKEQELCTKRISFVKVLWHNHAVEEASWELEVEIR; from the exons ATGGCCCtggaagataaagaaaagatgaTGTTCATCACCTTATGGGGAACCTTATGTTATAAGGTCATGCCATTTGGCCTCAAGAACGCGGGGGCCACTTACCAAAGAGCCATTGTAACCCTATTCCATGACTTGATGCATAAAGAGATAGAAGGGTATATGGATGATATGATTGTCAAGTCGCGGGGCGAAGGAAACAACATGGAAAATCTAGAAAAGTTGCTTAGAAGGCTACTAAAATGTCAGCTGAAATTGAATCCAAAAAAATGTACCTTTGGTGCTACATCGGGAATGTTGTTGGGATTCATCGTGAGCGAGAAGGGGATCGAGGTAGACCTGGACAAGATTAAGGCAATTCAAGAGATGCCTACCCCCAAGACCGAAAAAGAGGTGCAGAGTTTCCTGG tgttGGCGTCAGTTTCACCAGTTGGGGTTCAGCATCAGATCATTATGGACCTGGAAAGGCTGGGTAtggaattagtggaaggaaatcgCCAGGCATTTATAACTAGCTTGGTAGTGCAACCGACCTTATGGGAAAGGATTAGGATAACTTTGACGAAAGATGCAGAGCTAGCAGAGATTGTGAGTGGAATACAGGATGGGTTGAATGTAGATTTCAATGTCTCAGACGacggg ACTGATGGTCAGTTAAAGAGGACTATTCATATCTTAGAGGATATGCTGTGGGCGTTTGTACTGGACTTCCGGGGTAATTGGATTAAATACctgccgttagttgagtttgcatacaataatagttatcaagccaGTATCGAGATAGCAcagtatgaggcactgtatggtcgcAG ttacaaGTCTTTGGAGCTTGATGACAcattggcatatgaggagataccagttcaaATTCAAGACTATAAGGAACAGGAGCTGTGTACTAAGAGGATTTCCTTTGTAAAGGTACTTTGGCataatcatgcagtagaggaggcatcatgggaattagaagTAGAAATACGTTAG